From the Amia ocellicauda isolate fAmiCal2 chromosome 12, fAmiCal2.hap1, whole genome shotgun sequence genome, the window CCTGACAAATAACAAATGCcaaaatgacatttaaatacattcaaacaaCAGTGTTGCCTGACCAGGTCCTGACCCTTTTTGTCTGGCAGGGTTTGCCGTAGCACTCGGATTCATAAAGGGAAATTGACGCCTGCCGTGCTCTGAGCAGTACTGACTCCTGTAGTCATAACATTTGATCACAGggaataaaaacacaatgataCTAGAATGTAGAGAGTTTTTTTCTGTATGTGAATGTATGCGTGCATCTATGTgcatgtgcgtctgtgtgtgtttgtaagttATGGAATCATGCCACTATGAAGCGTGTTCTGAGAACAACCCTGTGGGGCAACAGTAGGGCATAGGCAGGACAGAATCAACCAGGGCTGGCCTGTGTAGCACTGCTGTGGTTTGACTGAAACTGGCACCACCAACAAAGCCAAAGGGAAAATTGCAGCAGTCCAGGGTGGGCTGAACTGGGACCTGGACTGGAAGGATTGCGCAGGACAGAATGAGTGCGAGGAAGTGAAGAATGTATTCTGGAGATGTCTATCAGTGGTGAAGGAATGCTGACTAACACACATTCTCCTCTTCCCTTCTTTCTTTTGTGTCCCACAGCGGCGAGCAAGAAAATCGAGATCATCACCAGCAATGTCAACATGGAGCTTGGCAGCAATGCGCAGCTGCTCTGTCGAGGTGGGTAGCAGCCTCTGTCCTCTTCCAGGCTGTGCTGCAGCTGGCGACACTAGGAAGGAGTCTTGGTCTCTCTGTGGGTGGGCCATCTAAACacttgtgtgtgtctttgtgtgtccgTTTTCCCTTTCTAGCAAGCGGTGGCGAGGCTGAGATAACATGGATGAAGGATGATGTCGAGTTAGAAGCAGACTCTGACGATCATTACATAGTGAAAAAGCATGACGAAAAATCCTCAGAGCTCATCATAATGGGAGCCACAATAGAAGACAGTGGTGTTTACAGATGCAGTGGGCAGTATGAGGATGGGGATTTCAAACAGGCTTCGGTCGATATCTCCATCATCCGTGAGTGGAGCCCAGCATCTTCCTAACTtctcttttcttgttttcttgtatGGATCATACGACCATCCCTTTCACCACATTCATCCACCATtcctccatccctccagtatCACTAGCTGCTTCACCCAGTACATGGGATGCACTGCACAATCCATGGAGCACGAGGCAGGGCACACCTTGAATGGGACCCCAGGTCATCGCAGACCTGTATTCAGTCACTCAATCAcagtcactctcacacactcacacacacacatacacacactcatacactcactttcactcattcacacacacacttactcacaTGACTACACGGTAGTTAATCAACCTAATCAGCCTGTTCCTGTACCCAACTATTTTTCTCCATATGACTCAGGAGCTCATCTACTGATTTTTCTGCTCCCTTGAACTACAGTAACACTGAAGAGAAAATGTAAAGGGAAAAGTCCATTAACCATTAACCAATGACCAAACAGCTTCAATCCTTTCTTATCTTCACGTGTTGATTCATCTTTCTCACACATCATGTCCCCCTTTCTGCCCTGCAGAGAAAGTGAATTTCAAGAACATTCAGAAATATCAAACTTTCACCTCTGGTCAAGTAGCCACCATCTCCTGTGAGGTCGCCGGCATTCCCCAGCCCACCATGACCTGGAGGTTCCACGGCAAGGAAGTGAGCAGAGACACAGACGGTGAGTGAGACACCACACTCTGCTCACTGTCAGCATGAGGGCATGAGACCACAAGAGAGGAGCCCTTGCACTTGACCATCTAACCAAACAACTCTTTGTTAGTGTTGCAATAAAGTGAACTCAGAACaatatggttttgttttgtttgtatttgggtttgacAAATATggcgtgtttaaaaaaaatgttgcagGAAGATGTTACCCctgagtatatatatagtatttatacatattttacttcagcatgttttgttcttttagaTGTTTTTCTCTTGAATGTAGTAGGATACGTCTTGTTTTAATAATGTTACTTTACCATTTTTTGACACGAACCCCTGGAAGTCGACCAATTTGTTTCAGCAGAACGTCaaggtttgatttattttttgttggtcTTTTTTGTCCTGTGGCCCTGCAGAGCGAGTCACCATACTGCCCGGCCAAGGCCTGAGGATTGTGAACGTGAGCCGTTCAGACCACGGCCCCTGGGAGTGCGTGGGCAAGATCAAGGAGAGGAATGAGGAGAACGTTCTGCAAATCTCTGTGGTGATCAATGGTGAGAAATGGAGACCGGAGATGGGATAAGGGGATAAAATCAGAGATGCCAGTGTGGGTGATGGCAGTGGGGCCCATCTAGTGACTCAACCAATAATAGCCTCTTTTGGCCCCCCTCCCCAGCTCCCATCAAAATCCACTTGCGTGAGACAGAGAAGAACGTAACCGTGGGGCCCACTAATGTGTCCCTCTCCTGTCCGGTCTCTGGATACCCCGCCCCGGAAATCAACTGGACTGGGTATGCAGTGACCTCtttgtgtctccctctctccctctctcagactCAGCACAAGTTAATGTCTGTACTgactccctcctctctctttaTGCTGCCAGTCCACAAGGCTCTGACTTCAGCCGCTACCAGTACAACTCTGACCGCAGTGAGCTGACAATCCTCTGGGTGGGCAAGAGCGACGAGGGCAATTTCACCTGTACTGCCACGAATACGATCAGCAAGGACAGCGCCACCATCAGGCTGAGGGTGTCAGGTACACTCTAATATGCTGTTCATACCTCATTTAAGGGGGAGAGCACCTTTGGCCTACCTTTGGGCACATTGTCcattgtaaaataacatttgtataACCGCATTTCCATCGAAATAAATGTTTGTGAGACATGAAGGTGCATGGaatggaaaatacatttaaaataaaggaattaaattaataaatatatgaaatacaCCACATATAGTCATGGAAAAGGATTTAGTTTTTTCACTTGATTGAAAATAAACAGCTCATTCTCTGTATCTGGTTATCTGGGAAAATATTAATCCTTGGGAATGTAGTTTTAGAAATGTGATGTCATAACATTGACAATGTGCCCTGGAGTCTACAGCGCTGTGTCACCACAACATCATGTTGTTCTGTGGTCGCATTAACACCACGCGGCCACAACGTTATTAGCTTCCCTGGGAAGCCTGCACCTGAGTCCCATCTGCTCGTCTCTGTGCCAACTGGGTTCCTCTCCTGTCTGTTGCAGTGAAGCCTGGCATCCAGCTAGAGGAGAAAGCAAAGGCCTTGCCTGGAGAGAACGTGACCGTCACCTGCCTTGTCACTGGTGACCCATCCCCCACAATCCTCTGGAGCAGGAAGAGCTCTGGAGAGCAACTGGTGAGAGGCCCACTCCTGTCTCTGCCTCTGCCTTTGATTGAAGCCTGAAattatgacaataataataataataataataataataataataataataataataataataataatacacaatacaaaataaatacaaagaaattGGCCAATTGTGTCATATGAAAGACACAAGGATCATATATTACCTACCCATGTTTTCACTCTTGCCTCTCTGACCGTGGGTGCTCTTGCTGTCCCTGTGTGTAGACCAGTGGTGGCCATGTGCAGATCAGCGCGGGCCCCATGTCCTCCACCCTCACTGTGCGTGAGGTGGTGCCCTCCGATGGCGACCTGTACACCTGCACCGCCAGCAGCCCAGTCGGCCAGGACTCCAAAGACTTCAATCTGCAGAGTAAGGGGCCACTCCATAGACACCCACAATGGGGGCAGCTCTGCAGTCTCTACTGTACTCTACCATAATCTCTCCCTTTCCATGTCCCTGTTTCTGTTTGAAATCGAAAAAACATTAAGCTGAGAATATCCAGTTTTTTCAGTTTAAACTCCTGTgacttcattgttttttttcagtcCAGTGCTTCCAAATGTGAATACATGTTCTTTCATTTCTaacactttttctttctctcttcctcaTCTTCCTACTCCCTCCTGTCTCCCCACCCCCTCCTTCTaccttctctcactctctcaatctccaccccacctctctctcctatgctctctttttctctccacCCCTCCCTCAGCCCTGCCAGGCACTCCAGAGCAGGTGAAACTACATGTGGGCCCCAGTTCAGTGCTGTTCTCGCTGGGCCCCATGGCTGACGGAGGCTCCCCCGTGACCCAGTACCACCTACAGTGGAGGAGCCAGGGGGAGAGCGAGTGGAACAAATGGGTCATCGCAGCCAGCGGTGAGTCTCTGTGTTTCCCTCATGACCAAATAACCTTCATGGCAACTTTGTATTGAGGAAAGTCAATGAGAAACATTAAACTCACTATTGTGCACATGCAAGCAAGAGGACATATGTTTCTGGTGTCTTACTTGTCTTGTATTTGAATACATCTTCACTGCCCTTTTACTTCGCTCTTCACAAACTGTTGGCCTACTGTAGTAAATATGTCTTAGAAACATTGATCATGGTAAAACCACAGTGAAACTTTATAAAAATTCTGACAATCCTATGGTAAATTTACCGGGTTGACAGTTCCACTCATCTGCTTGTGCTATCTGTGTGCAGAGCCCCTGGCCATCACATCTCTCCAGCCCTACTCCACCTACATCGTAAGGCTCTCGGCCGTCAATGTGGTCGGTGAGGGGGGCTTCTCGGCGGAGCAGGAGGTCTGCACATTATCCAAGCGTGAGTATCTCAACCCTCGCCGTCCCCTACCCCAGCTCTGCCCCCAGCTAATGTTGTCACTCTTGTGCATATGTCAAAAGTTGTGTGTCAGTAACTGTTACACCCTGGAGCTCAACTTGACTAATTTGGTTTCAAAGGCATCTGTGAGAGTAGggctagtaataataataataataataataataataataataataataataataataatacattattttacttttctgcCTTAACCACTGACCTCTCAAACTGAGGTCTTCAGGAGAAATTGGAAGCCTTTAGCCACATACAGGTCATGCTCACCATTAAAATTAGATCCAGAGTGAAAAACTCCATTAATGTGAGGTGCTCTCAATGAGCCCCGCTTTTCCCTCTAAGAATTATGATACCAGGCTAGCTCAGTATTCCTCAAGGGGGGCCACGGCTCCATTGCTGGTTGTCATGTAAAAAACCAACAGTCACGTGGTACTCCATCAGATCCCCTTGATTTCAATGAGAAAATCGGACATGGAGTTAAGAATGCAAAGTACAGCCTTAAAGGAAAGTAGGGAGAGCACTAATGAAGGCCAGAAAGTACCGCACCAAATCATAATCCCATTTGGGCAAAACAAATCTACAGTAACAAACACGGTCATCTGCATTCTGCAAATCCAAAAAGCAAAGAATTTTATAATATGAAAGGCAGTGAGGCAAACTAGGCtttcaatgcatttttctgtCTTGTCATTTAATTTTTGGGTTTTATTGTCAGTTTTatgctttctgtctgtctgtttgtctgtctgtctggatgGTTTTGCCATGTGCATCCCACCCACATctcccattcgccccatcactCCCGACCATCCATATGACCTCATCCTTTCATCTCATCCCCCCCACCCTGACGATGTTGTCGCCCATCGCCTCATTCCATTGGCTACCGCAGAAGGTAACCAGTGTGCTTCATTTGGCCTGTGTCTCCACTcacttctgtctctctctcgctctctttctgttaatgtactgtacgtGTCTGTCCTTACTTCCCCCTTTCTCCttacctccctccctctctctttctccacttttctcacctctccctctctctccctgcttcctcttttccctctctctttctgtttttgtaccacagtgtccagtgtgtctgTCCTCACcactccctctctttccctctgtcCCCAGGGGAGCCTGACAGACCACATGTGAAGTCAGATGGGGGCAGGCCAGAGGGCAACTCCTATAGGATCCCCTTTAAGCAGCTGGATGACGGGGGCAGCCCCATCACTCACTACGCTGTGCGCTACAGCATGGTGAGTAGAGCCCCGCCGAGCCACAGCACCTGGTGCAGGCTGTACCCTACTGCAGGTGGTGTGAAGTCGAGGGTCTTTGTTTCTGCGTGCGTCTGGGTCTATCTGCATATATGTCTGGGTTTATCTGCCTGTGTCTGTATTAATCTGCAAATTCCCACACAGGAGTCAGGAGATGAGTCCTGGCACAACCTGACGTTGCTGGCCGATTCCCAGGAGCTGCTGTTGACAGGGCTGGAGTTCGGCCAGAAGTACATGGTGGAGATCAGCGCTGTCAACCCCAGCGGAGCCTCCTCCCCTGCATCCTTAACCTTCACCCTCCCAGAGCCCAGCCCCACACAGGGTGAGTGCGGCCCCCCACCGGCCTGATCCTCTTTCAGATTGTATAGTTTGTTGATGTACCATGATGGCCCCCACGTCCTAGTCACCGAGTGGATGAATGACACCGGGATATCTCGCACACTTCCACTGAACTCTGGCGTCCAAGCCAGTCCTCCCTCCTGACCCTTGGCTGTTAACTGCAAACTCTAACCCCATTCCCTAGCTTTCACCTTTTGTATGCGTCTAAATCTGAAAATTCTACCTCTTTCTCTCCTTCACTACTtcttcctctccccctctccaccctctccctctccctctcagcaGCAGTGAGCGCGATCCATCAGAAGTCCGGCGTGGGTACAGGGGCCGTGGTTGGCATCGTCATGGTGATCTTCCTGGTGCTACTGATGGCTGTGGATGCCACCTGTTTCTATACCAACAAATGTGGGATGCTGATGTGCATCGCTGTGAACCTGCTGGGCAAGAAACACCCTGGAGCCAAGGAGCTGGACCCCGAGGAGGCAGAGATCTCTACTGTGTAAGTGTCTGACCATCTGCATGTGTAGGACACTGTGTGAAAgacactgactgtctctctctgtgtcacactgtccttgtctctctctgtcacaccatctctcacacacagagccTATTAATCAAAATTGATAATTTTTTTCTGTGCCGCCACCCACTTAGACTTGGTCACTTTGTCTTTTGAATTGCTCTTCCACATACACCAATCCCCAGACAAAGGACAGGAAAACACTCGTAGTAATATAGGCTATCAAGATAACTGTGGAACACAAGATGGCGCCCTGCAGTGTACTATTGAGACCCATTAAGACGCAGTGATATTGAACTCAGGGAACTATATGCTATAACTGGCAAACCAAATCCCACTACAATCACTcttaaagtaaattaattaactGGTTTAAACTGTTCAAACCCTGAGTTCTGGATGCAGCTGTTATTTTAGGTTTCTTTAAGGTAAATATATCTCCATTCTGTTTTACCCCAGCTGAAGGGTCCATATAGACCAGTCCATACATCTCACATTTGCATCTCAAATCAAACAGCACTGGGTGTATGAGTCCATCCAGTCTTTTAAGAGGGGGATCCTGACAGAAACTAGCACAGCAATTAAATACCATATGGGATACATGGATGGAGGAATATTAACCCTTTAAGGGAAAGTGTTCATGTGGTGAATGTAGGGTCTGAGTTCGGTCTTTACTCACAGAAGTGTATGGCCCACTCAGGCAGACCACCACACCCTACCCCTGCCTGCGTTCTCCAGGTGCTGaccctctctgtgtctgtgtatgtacaTGTGCGTCCTTTTCAATACAGTGACGTCAAGCTGAAAGGTTTAAGCGCGCCCGGAAGGAGCGTCCCGAAAACCCAGAATGGGGTGCGGTCCGAGGTGACATGCGACAAAGCGCCCCTCACCAAATTCGAGTAGGTGGCCTGGCAGTGTCCAAGAAGGCAGGGTGGACgcagtttctgtttctgtgctcCACAAAAAATGGACAGGCGGGGTCTGGGACCGCAGGGGAAGGATGGGGGTACTGGGGGCCTCCAGCACTGTAGCCCGAGGGACAAACAGTAGTACCTTGAGGAAAAATCAACTGAGCAGCAACCGAGCTTATAACAgtaatgttgtggcaacattgtaatGATCAGGATTACTGTGGAGCAATATCACCACCATGTGGTCAGTGTGAAATGTTCCCCCAACACTTGCCTCGCATCTAATATGACAGAACTGAAATATGACCAAACCACAACATTGCCATAACAATGTGTTAActgcatatacaatatatatgtgtgtttatatatatatatatatatatatatatatatatatatatacaaataaacctACAGTAACAGAGAACATGACAACCAGTGATTGACTCACAGTAAGGACATAAACAGATCACCTTACTCTCTGATTGTCATGTTCTCTGTTACTGTTCATCCTCTTTGTCACTCCTTTGAAAGAGCCATGCTGCTACATAGTGCTGTGCTGCCCCTGCAACCCCTCCCCACCACGGAGCAGTGACCCCTGCCAGACATTTTTTGATACCCAGATTTTTAATGCGCTTCTTACAGTGACAGTGGAGAGTAAAGCTGCCACGCCATCACGAGACTTAAAATCCACTTGTGCCATTTGGGGGGGTTATTTCTCAGTAATGCATAGACCACAGTGCAGTGCTTCTGGTGGAGAGTCTGCCtgaatgtctgtctgtttgtctgtctgtctgtctgtctgtacagGGTGGTTTTCTTATTCACAAACCATTTCAGTCGCTCATAGAATAAAACCAGTCAGTACAGATTAATGTAGCGCCCAAGGTTTGTGACCCAACTTGTGGCAAGTCTTCTGAAGTGTTGGTCCCCAGACTGCAGGTGATAAG encodes:
- the ncam3 gene encoding neural cell adhesion molecule 1 isoform X4, which produces MLQRISVWALLVACASAASKKIEIITSNVNMELGSNAQLLCRASGGEAEITWMKDDVELEADSDDHYIVKKHDEKSSELIIMGATIEDSGVYRCSGQYEDGDFKQASVDISIIQKVNFKNIQKYQTFTSGQVATISCEVAGIPQPTMTWRFHGKEVSRDTDERVTILPGQGLRIVNVSRSDHGPWECVGKIKERNEENVLQISVVINAPIKIHLRETEKNVTVGPTNVSLSCPVSGYPAPEINWTGPQGSDFSRYQYNSDRSELTILWVGKSDEGNFTCTATNTISKDSATIRLRVSVKPGIQLEEKAKALPGENVTVTCLVTGDPSPTILWSRKSSGEQLTSGGHVQISAGPMSSTLTVREVVPSDGDLYTCTASSPVGQDSKDFNLQTLPGTPEQVKLHVGPSSVLFSLGPMADGGSPVTQYHLQWRSQGESEWNKWVIAASEPLAITSLQPYSTYIVRLSAVNVVGEGGFSAEQEVCTLSKREPDRPHVKSDGGRPEGNSYRIPFKQLDDGGSPITHYAVRYSMESGDESWHNLTLLADSQELLLTGLEFGQKYMVEISAVNPSGASSPASLTFTLPEPSPTQAVSAIHQKSGVGTGAVVGIVMVIFLVLLMAVDATCFYTNKCGMLMCIAVNLLGKKHPGAKELDPEEAEISTVDVKLKGLSAPGRSVPKTQNGVRSEVTCDKAPLTKFE
- the ncam3 gene encoding neural cell adhesion molecule 1 isoform X1, with product MLQRISVWALLVACASAASKKIEIITSNVNMELGSNAQLLCRASGGEAEITWMKDDVELEADSDDHYIVKKHDEKSSELIIMGATIEDSGVYRCSGQYEDGDFKQASVDISIIQKVNFKNIQKYQTFTSGQVATISCEVAGIPQPTMTWRFHGKEVSRDTDERVTILPGQGLRIVNVSRSDHGPWECVGKIKERNEENVLQISVVINAPIKIHLRETEKNVTVGPTNVSLSCPVSGYPAPEINWTGPQGSDFSRYQYNSDRSELTILWVGKSDEGNFTCTATNTISKDSATIRLRVSVKPGIQLEEKAKALPGENVTVTCLVTGDPSPTILWSRKSSGEQLTSGGHVQISAGPMSSTLTVREVVPSDGDLYTCTASSPVGQDSKDFNLQTLPGTPEQVKLHVGPSSVLFSLGPMADGGSPVTQYHLQWRSQGESEWNKWVIAASEPLAITSLQPYSTYIVRLSAVNVVGEGGFSAEQEVCTLSKREPDRPHVKSDGGRPEGNSYRIPFKQLDDGGSPITHYAVRYSMESGDESWHNLTLLADSQELLLTGLEFGQKYMVEISAVNPSGASSPASLTFTLPEPSPTQAVSAIHQKSGVGTGAVVGIVMVIFLVLLMAVDATCFYTNKCGMLMCIAVNLLGKKHPGAKELDPEEAEISTVDVKLKGLSAPGRSVPKTQNGVRSEVTCDKAPLTKFENVPQKNEQPSAPSFTEA
- the ncam3 gene encoding neural cell adhesion molecule 1 isoform X3, which encodes MLQRISVWALLVACASAASKKIEIITSNVNMELGSNAQLLCRASGGEAEITWMKDDVELEADSDDHYIVKKHDEKSSELIIMGATIEDSGVYRCSGQYEDGDFKQASVDISIIQKVNFKNIQKYQTFTSGQVATISCEVAGIPQPTMTWRFHGKEVSRDTDERVTILPGQGLRIVNVSRSDHGPWECVGKIKERNEENVLQISVVINAPIKIHLRETEKNVTVGPTNVSLSCPVSGYPAPEINWTGPQGSDFSRYQYNSDRSELTILWVGKSDEGNFTCTATNTISKDSATIRLRVSVKPGIQLEEKAKALPGENVTVTCLVTGDPSPTILWSRKSSGEQLTSGGHVQISAGPMSSTLTVREVVPSDGDLYTCTASSPVGQDSKDFNLQTLPGTPEQVKLHVGPSSVLFSLGPMADGGSPVTQYHLQWRSQGESEWNKWVIAASEPLAITSLQPYSTYIVRLSAVNVVGEGGFSAEQEVCTLSKREPDRPHVKSDGGRPEGNSYRIPFKQLDDGGSPITHYAVRYSMESGDESWHNLTLLADSQELLLTGLEFGQKYMVEISAVNPSGASSPASLTFTLPEPSPTQAAVSAIHQKSGVGTGAVVGIVMVIFLVLLMAVDATCFYTNKCGMLMCIAVNLLGKKHPGAKELDPEEAEISTVDVKLKGLSAPGRSVPKTQNGVRSEVTCDKAPLTKFENVPQKNEQPSAPSFTEA
- the ncam3 gene encoding neural cell adhesion molecule 1 isoform X2, producing MLQRISVWALLVACASAASKKIEIITSNVNMELGSNAQLLCRASGGEAEITWMKDDVELEADSDDHYIVKKHDEKSSELIIMGATIEDSGVYRCSGQYEDGDFKQASVDISIIQKVNFKNIQKYQTFTSGQVATISCEVAGIPQPTMTWRFHGKEVSRDTDERVTILPGQGLRIVNVSRSDHGPWECVGKIKERNEENVLQISVVINAPIKIHLRETEKNVTVGPTNVSLSCPVSGYPAPEINWTGPQGSDFSRYQYNSDRSELTILWVGKSDEGNFTCTATNTISKDSATIRLRVSVKPGIQLEEKAKALPGENVTVTCLVTGDPSPTILWSRKSSGEQLTSGGHVQISAGPMSSTLTVREVVPSDGDLYTCTASSPVGQDSKDFNLQTLPGTPEQVKLHVGPSSVLFSLGPMADGGSPVTQYHLQWRSQGESEWNKWVIAASEPLAITSLQPYSTYIVRLSAVNVVGEGGFSAEQEVCTLSKREPDRPHVKSDGGRPEGNSYRIPFKQLDDGGSPITHYAVRYSMESGDESWHNLTLLADSQELLLTGLEFGQKYMVEISAVNPSGASSPASLTFTLPEPSPTQAAVSAIHQKSGVGTGAVVGIVMVIFLVLLMAVDATCFYTNKCGMLMCIAVNLLGKKHPGAKELDPEEAEISTVNVPQKNEQPSAPSFTEA